The Panicum virgatum strain AP13 chromosome 5K, P.virgatum_v5, whole genome shotgun sequence genome has a window encoding:
- the LOC120705871 gene encoding myb-related protein Hv33-like, protein MAQKPSHGDTTGAGNGGTEATKERKGLWSPEEDERLFAQITYHGVSTWSSVAQLAGLRRSEKSCRLRWMNYLRPDLKKEPISKREEEIIISLQQSLGNRWSAIAAKMPGRTDNEIKNYWNSRIRKRLNAAAAKAGSDDSASTEPAPAGEEKVEVEPTNNAATEAGPMPIPERFPVFACQLLNGGIGGGSGSGENTPSTTSSTQQNSGEESEACVGDSNMIHFLSFDDLDYPADLLMDLPGAMNAWETELYPSNSMSSLN, encoded by the exons ATGGCGCAGAAGCCGAGCCATGGCGACACCACCGGCGCCGGCAACGGGGGCACCGAGGCTACGAAGGAGAGGAAGGGGCTGTGGtcgccggaggaggacgagcgCCTCTTCGCCCAAATCACCTACCACGGCGTCTCCACCTGGAGCTCCGTCGCGCAGCTTGCAG GGCTGAGGAGGAGCGAGAAGAGCTGCCGGCTGCGGTGGATGAACTACCTGCGCCCGGACCTGAAGAAGGAGCCCATCTCCAAGCGCGAGGAGGAGATCATCATCTCCCTGCAGCAGTCCCTAGGCAACCGGTGGTCGGCAATCGCGGCGAAGATGCCCGGCAGGACGGACAACGAGATCAAGAACTACTGGAACTCCCGCATCAGGAAGCGcctgaacgccgccgccgccaaggctgGCAGCGACGACAGTGCCAGCACCGAGCCAgcgccggccggcgaggagaAGGTGGAAGTGGAACCAACCAACAATGCGGCCACCGAAGCGGGGCCTATGCCCATACCCGAGCGTTTCCCGGTGTTCGCATGCCAGCTGCTCAACGGAGgaatcggcggcggcagcggcagcggcgagaaCACCCCGTCGACTACTAGCAGCACGCAGCAGAACTCCGGTGAGGAAAGCGAGGCTTGCGTCGGCGACAGCAACATGATCCATTTCCTCTCGTTCGATGATCTCGATTACCCAGCTGATTTGCTCATGGATTTACCGGGGGCCATGAACGCATGGGAGACCGAACTGTACCCTTCAAATTCCATGAGCTCGCTCAATTGA